The Thermosynechococcus sp. HN-54 DNA segment TGATGATCTCGAAAAGAGCCTAATTGCTCTTGAAACGGCGATTTTGAGTCCTGCTCCCTAAGGTTCTGCCCGCACAATTCCGAGGTAGAGTTCACCCACCTTTGGATCATTCAGCAGATCGGTGCCGAGTCCCTCATAGCGATCTTTCCCCATTTCCAAGACATACCCGCGATCGCTCATTGCTAGGGCTTTGCGTGCATTTTGTTCCACCAAAATAATGGCGGTCCCTTGGGCATTAATCTCCTTAATTTTGGCAAAGACATCATTCACTAGAGCTGGTGAGAGGGCAGCAGAGGGTTCATCCAAGACCATAATTTGCGGATCCAGCATCATCGCCCGTCCCATAGCCAGCATTTGCCGTTCTCCCCCCGAAAGAGTGCTAGCCCGTTGCTGTCGGCGCTCCGCCAAGCGGGGGAAGGTATCGTAGACCCGCTCTTTGAGGGCCTTGAGGTTGCCGGTTTTGGTAAAGGCACCCATCTCCAGATTTTCTTCAATGGTGAGTGTACGAAAGACATTGGCAATCTGGGGGACGTAGCCGATGCCCTTTTTCACAATTTGATTGGGACGCAAGTAGGTAATATCCTCTCCCGCTAAGGTAATCGTGCCAAGGCGGGGCGTGACCAAGCCAGCGATGGTTTTTGCCAAGGTTGATTTGCCAGCCCCATTCGGGCCAATCACGGCCACCAGTTCCCCGGCTTCGAGGCGAAAATTTACCCCCCGCAAAATATCCACATCGGGAATATAGCCGGCATAGACATTAGAAACTTGGAGCAAGCTCATGGTGCAAAAAATATCGCCAGAGGGTCAACATCCTAAGTATAGAGGCTTCACCCCCTTGTCCACGGCTGCAGGCAAGGCATTCCTATTGTTGCAAGGCGGATCAAATTCATATTCCTAAGGGGGCGATCAAGCACCTCTGGACTAAAATATTCTCCCAGCTCAGCAATTTTCTCAAACCCAATCTCCACAAGGCTTTGAGCAGTTTCTAACAGATTTGGAGGTGCTTGAATTTTCTCAAAACTCAGTTCTAGAGCGACTTTCGCTTCCTATGACCCCGCGGATCTAAAAATTTTACAAAAACAAAAAATGATCTCCTCTAGGTGCTTGAAAATGACTTGTGCTATAGTACTCACAGAGCACCTTCTAGAAGGGTGCTGTGCTGGGATTCTTTCCCAGCCGAACTAATGGAAACGAAAATTTCGAGGGGGGGTTTACCCCCCCCTCACGTGCTGGGATTCTTTCCCAGCCGAACTAATGGAAACCTCGAAACTAAAGTCGAGAGAA contains these protein-coding regions:
- a CDS encoding ABC transporter ATP-binding protein → MSLLQVSNVYAGYIPDVDILRGVNFRLEAGELVAVIGPNGAGKSTLAKTIAGLVTPRLGTITLAGEDITYLRPNQIVKKGIGYVPQIANVFRTLTIEENLEMGAFTKTGNLKALKERVYDTFPRLAERRQQRASTLSGGERQMLAMGRAMMLDPQIMVLDEPSAALSPALVNDVFAKIKEINAQGTAIILVEQNARKALAMSDRGYVLEMGKDRYEGLGTDLLNDPKVGELYLGIVRAEP